Proteins encoded by one window of Komagataeibacter sucrofermentans DSM 15973:
- a CDS encoding efflux RND transporter permease subunit, with the protein MAHAYLATLIRARMLVLGGLGLLLAAGIMTVLGLPVEAVPDISPRQVLVSVVAPGLATEEVEKLITFPVETSMTGIPGMTDLRSVSRGGVSVVYVQFADDTDINLDRTRVNERIQQARSNISVPGITVSMGPLATGMGEIMQFQIRGAGRSLMELNRIMNWTVVPQMRLVPGVVDVNVNGGAEETYEVTLDPARLIGSNLSVGEVYRAVDAGNAASGGGWITHHAEQQSVVGRGLVGSLADFGNIAVRTNPDGSAVRLRDLGRVRAGARTRLGAVTRDGQGEIVIGVVMMESGASSNATLAAIDRALPGIRQALPAGVTIEPYYTRATLTGQTIATVRDNLVMGAVLVVGVLVVVIGSWQAALVIASVIPVALVCAMAGMRQFGISANLLSLGAIDFGMIVDGSLVVIEHVLSRREEEPEAEFIPLVISSVQQVMRPVGFAILVIIMVYLPILTLQGIEGHMFRPMAQTVIMALLASLAYCFICVPVLAALALGGVRPAGDTRLIAFLRRPYTHMVTWGETHPRILFGGTLVVLALSAGLAMRLGGEFIPQLDEGALAVTTTRLPSASLDTVLASVTKQEQILRRFPEVRSVVSNTGTSAIPTDPMGVNETDSFIFLNPPSTWKTARTQAGLVAAMDDTLRRELPDALYSWSQPVQMRMDDLLSGVRTQIAVSIFGDDLATLANLGDRVVAAMSGVKGAADVAAAGDGTVPLIVADIDRTQAASRNVAVQDILDTVEAVGGHVGTRPVIVDNAIIGTQVRLDPRTVTSAAAVAALQVRRMDGQGNVLLSQVAHVHEVDGPPRISRDRVRRRMVVQANVRGRDLAGYVAEAQARVAREVKLPAGYTMEWDGQFRNLQSATRRLEIVLPVALGLIFALLVVAFGAVRPALLVFVNLPVAATGGIVALTLRGMPFSISAGIGFIALFGVAILNGVVLVSEIAALRARGMAVAQAAFAAAESRFRPVMATALVASLGFFPMAFSDSAGAEVERPLASVVIGGLVSSTLLTLLVLPSLYARVMREKDQD; encoded by the coding sequence ATGGCACATGCCTACCTTGCCACCCTGATCCGCGCGCGCATGCTGGTGCTGGGCGGTCTTGGCCTGCTGCTGGCCGCGGGCATCATGACTGTCCTGGGCCTGCCGGTGGAAGCGGTGCCGGATATTTCGCCCCGGCAGGTTCTCGTCTCGGTCGTGGCGCCGGGCCTTGCGACGGAGGAAGTGGAAAAACTCATCACCTTTCCCGTCGAGACCAGCATGACCGGAATCCCCGGCATGACTGACCTGCGTTCCGTATCGCGCGGCGGCGTCTCGGTGGTGTATGTGCAGTTTGCCGATGATACCGACATCAACCTGGACCGCACCCGCGTGAACGAGCGCATACAGCAGGCGCGTTCAAACATATCCGTGCCCGGCATTACCGTCAGCATGGGGCCGCTGGCCACTGGCATGGGCGAAATCATGCAGTTCCAGATCCGTGGCGCGGGGCGTTCGCTCATGGAACTCAACCGCATCATGAACTGGACCGTGGTGCCGCAGATGCGTCTTGTACCCGGTGTGGTGGATGTCAACGTCAATGGCGGGGCGGAAGAAACCTATGAGGTGACGCTGGACCCCGCGCGGCTGATCGGCAGCAACCTTTCGGTAGGCGAGGTCTATCGTGCGGTGGATGCCGGCAACGCGGCATCCGGCGGCGGATGGATCACGCACCATGCCGAACAGCAGAGCGTGGTCGGACGCGGGCTGGTCGGCAGCCTGGCCGACTTTGGCAACATTGCCGTGCGCACCAACCCCGATGGGTCCGCCGTGCGGCTGCGCGATCTTGGCCGCGTGCGCGCAGGCGCGCGCACCCGTCTGGGGGCGGTAACGCGTGACGGGCAGGGCGAGATTGTGATCGGCGTGGTGATGATGGAAAGCGGGGCGAGTTCCAACGCAACGCTTGCCGCGATCGACCGCGCCCTGCCGGGCATAAGGCAGGCGCTGCCCGCCGGGGTTACGATCGAACCCTATTACACCCGCGCCACCCTGACCGGGCAGACCATCGCCACCGTGCGTGACAACCTGGTCATGGGCGCCGTGCTGGTGGTGGGGGTGCTGGTGGTGGTGATCGGGAGCTGGCAGGCCGCCCTTGTCATTGCCTCGGTCATTCCGGTTGCCCTTGTCTGCGCGATGGCGGGCATGCGGCAGTTCGGTATCTCGGCCAACCTGCTCAGCCTTGGCGCAATCGATTTCGGCATGATTGTCGATGGTTCGCTGGTGGTGATCGAACATGTGCTGTCGCGGCGGGAGGAAGAACCGGAAGCGGAATTCATCCCGCTGGTCATCTCGTCCGTGCAGCAGGTCATGCGCCCGGTGGGGTTTGCCATACTGGTCATCATCATGGTCTACCTGCCGATCCTGACCCTGCAGGGGATCGAGGGGCACATGTTCCGCCCCATGGCGCAGACGGTCATCATGGCGCTGCTGGCGTCGCTGGCGTACTGCTTCATCTGCGTGCCCGTCCTGGCCGCCCTTGCGCTGGGGGGCGTGCGGCCTGCGGGTGATACGCGGCTGATTGCCTTCCTGCGCCGGCCCTATACCCATATGGTGACATGGGGGGAAACCCATCCACGCATCCTGTTTGGCGGTACGCTGGTGGTGCTGGCCCTTTCAGCGGGGCTTGCGATGAGGCTGGGCGGTGAGTTCATTCCCCAGCTTGATGAAGGGGCGCTGGCGGTCACCACCACGCGGCTGCCCTCGGCCTCGCTCGACACCGTGCTGGCGTCGGTCACGAAGCAGGAACAGATCCTGCGCCGCTTTCCCGAAGTGCGCTCCGTGGTCAGCAATACCGGCACATCCGCCATTCCGACCGACCCGATGGGCGTGAACGAGACCGACAGCTTCATCTTCCTCAACCCGCCCTCTACATGGAAGACCGCCCGCACGCAGGCGGGGCTTGTGGCCGCGATGGATGACACCCTGCGGCGCGAACTGCCCGATGCGCTGTATTCGTGGAGCCAGCCGGTGCAGATGCGCATGGACGACCTGCTGTCTGGCGTGCGCACGCAGATCGCGGTGTCGATCTTTGGCGATGACCTGGCCACGCTGGCCAATCTGGGTGACCGGGTGGTGGCAGCCATGTCGGGGGTGAAGGGAGCGGCAGACGTCGCGGCGGCGGGTGATGGCACCGTACCGCTGATCGTCGCCGATATCGACCGCACGCAGGCCGCCAGCCGCAATGTGGCGGTGCAGGACATTCTGGATACGGTGGAGGCGGTTGGCGGGCATGTCGGTACAAGGCCGGTCATCGTGGACAATGCCATCATCGGCACGCAGGTGCGTCTTGACCCCCGCACTGTTACATCTGCCGCCGCCGTCGCCGCGCTGCAGGTCCGGCGCATGGACGGGCAGGGCAATGTCCTGCTGTCACAGGTGGCGCATGTGCATGAAGTCGATGGCCCGCCGCGCATAAGCCGTGACCGGGTCCGCCGGCGCATGGTGGTGCAGGCCAATGTGCGCGGGCGCGACCTGGCCGGTTACGTGGCCGAAGCGCAGGCCCGTGTGGCGCGGGAGGTGAAACTGCCCGCAGGATATACCATGGAATGGGACGGGCAGTTCCGTAACCTGCAATCAGCCACAAGGCGGCTGGAAATCGTGCTGCCCGTTGCCCTTGGCCTGATCTTTGCGCTGCTGGTGGTGGCGTTTGGCGCGGTGCGGCCCGCGCTGCTGGTGTTCGTCAACCTGCCGGTGGCGGCAACCGGCGGCATCGTGGCGCTGACGCTGCGCGGCATGCCGTTCAGCATTTCGGCGGGGATCGGCTTCATCGCGCTGTTTGGCGTGGCGATCCTGAATGGCGTGGTGCTGGTCAGTGAGATCGCAGCCCTGCGGGCACGGGGAATGGCCGTGGCACAGGCGGCCTTTGCGGCCGCGGAATCCCGCTTCCGTCCCGTCATGGCCACAGCCCTTGTCGCCAGCCTTGGCTTTTTTCCCATGGCGTTTTCCGACAGTGCCGGGGCGGAGGTCGAACGCCCGCTGGCCAGCGTGGTGATCGGGGGACTGGTTTCGTCCACGCTCCTGACGTTGCTGGTATTGCCTTCATTATACGCCCGGGTCATGCGGGAAAAGGATCAGGACTGA
- a CDS encoding WGR domain-containing protein gives MRRTNMTSRRSRSAVPPGKTIQLGLFPLSVQLRRIQPSFNEWRYYGLSVQPDLFGGAALVRNWGRIGTAGTQRVDLYPDEGAAVNALTAMIRYRLKRGYIVTQS, from the coding sequence ATGCGCAGGACCAATATGACATCCAGAAGATCAAGGAGCGCCGTTCCCCCAGGGAAAACAATACAACTTGGACTGTTCCCGCTATCGGTCCAGTTGCGCCGTATTCAACCCAGTTTCAATGAGTGGCGGTATTACGGACTGTCAGTTCAGCCCGACCTGTTCGGTGGTGCTGCACTTGTTCGTAACTGGGGCAGGATCGGGACAGCTGGCACCCAGCGCGTGGATCTCTATCCCGACGAAGGCGCTGCGGTGAATGCTCTGACCGCGATGATCCGTTATCGCCTGAAACGCGGCTATATCGTTACACAGTCATGA
- a CDS encoding histidine kinase dimerization/phospho-acceptor domain-containing protein — protein MKSWSLSTRIISSVLMVVILGLLILSIAVGGFTRYEVTERLDNSLQEVAERLQTAVATRLHEPGAASSIAWLPEAGPRTLAYQVVDVSGHVVLRSQNAPQTAFVSNWRTGFANVPHFRVYVASPVAEKYRVLVGEPTFHRREAVRRAMLISVVPMLLFMPVIWWLVRLIVRRALRPLDLLHDEMRARGSGNLQPIPPLDLPDELVSIQRSINTLLARLEAALSTERAFAASAAHELRNPLGALLAQVQMLGRLMPAGSDTGRRVEVIADRTRRLGRTVEKLLQFSRASSGVAFRRDRFDLMTVVRVLVDDLGHNPCDGQGIVIAPDGIHHIFVHGDMDATGIMLRNLLENALLHGGHHMPVRVAVLPDGGIDITNDCPALPPGIFQRLTSPFVRGGTGNHGSGLGLAIASNIATQMDVTLRLRSPLTGSARGFGVCVTFPNSKVT, from the coding sequence ATGAAAAGCTGGAGCCTGTCCACCCGCATCATCAGCAGCGTACTTATGGTCGTTATTCTGGGGCTGCTGATCCTCAGTATCGCCGTGGGCGGATTTACCCGCTACGAGGTGACGGAACGGCTGGATAACTCGCTGCAGGAAGTGGCCGAGCGGTTGCAGACGGCGGTGGCCACGCGACTGCACGAACCGGGTGCGGCGTCATCCATCGCCTGGCTGCCCGAGGCCGGACCGCGCACACTGGCCTATCAGGTCGTGGACGTGAGTGGACATGTCGTGCTGCGTTCCCAGAATGCCCCGCAAACCGCATTTGTCAGCAACTGGCGGACCGGGTTTGCCAACGTCCCGCATTTTCGCGTTTATGTCGCGTCACCCGTGGCGGAGAAATACCGTGTCCTTGTGGGGGAACCGACCTTCCACCGGCGCGAGGCCGTCCGGCGCGCGATGCTGATCTCTGTCGTGCCCATGCTGCTTTTCATGCCGGTGATCTGGTGGCTGGTGCGCCTGATCGTGCGGCGCGCCCTGCGCCCGCTGGACCTGCTGCATGACGAGATGCGCGCACGTGGCAGCGGCAACCTTCAGCCCATTCCTCCCCTTGATCTCCCTGACGAACTAGTCTCCATCCAGCGCTCGATCAATACGCTGTTGGCGCGGTTGGAGGCAGCGCTCTCTACCGAGCGCGCCTTTGCCGCAAGCGCTGCGCATGAACTGCGTAACCCGCTTGGAGCCCTTCTGGCGCAGGTACAGATGCTGGGCCGACTGATGCCGGCGGGTTCGGATACGGGCCGGCGGGTGGAGGTCATTGCCGACCGGACCCGCAGGCTGGGCCGCACGGTGGAAAAACTGCTGCAGTTTTCCCGCGCCTCGTCCGGCGTCGCTTTCCGGCGCGACCGTTTCGACCTGATGACCGTAGTGCGTGTCCTTGTCGATGATCTTGGGCATAATCCGTGTGACGGGCAGGGCATTGTCATCGCGCCAGACGGGATTCACCACATATTCGTACATGGTGACATGGATGCGACCGGCATCATGTTGCGCAACCTGCTTGAAAACGCCCTGCTGCATGGAGGGCACCATATGCCCGTGCGGGTGGCCGTGCTACCAGATGGTGGAATCGACATCACCAATGACTGCCCCGCGCTGCCACCCGGCATATTCCAGCGGCTGACTAGCCCATTCGTGCGCGGCGGGACCGGTAATCATGGCAGTGGCCTGGGTCTCGCCATTGCCAGTAATATCGCTACCCAAATGGACGTTACTCTGCGCTTACGTTCCCCACTTACAGGATCTGCCAGAGGATTTGGTGTGTGTGTCACCTTTCCAAACTCGAAGGTAACCTAA
- a CDS encoding transcriptional regulator: protein MMNVHEEDVRVIIAPVRATLLKLEDLVAGITDLNGHDEIDFGQSVGDESW, encoded by the coding sequence ATGATGAATGTTCATGAGGAAGATGTTCGAGTTATCATTGCGCCAGTTCGCGCCACACTGCTCAAACTGGAAGATCTCGTCGCTGGGATTACCGATCTGAACGGGCATGATGAAATTGACTTTGGACAGTCTGTAGGTGACGAAAGCTGGTGA
- a CDS encoding efflux RND transporter periplasmic adaptor subunit: MKRIASILFLLGLPALPAHAGEGALPPIVKLDGAAVANEGVTIVTATPGRVAPMLPVMSRVMPDTTRVVHIHPAGSGKVLAVLVQPGASVQRGQALVRYQDHSLHVARLQAVQMRAALAAAIAARTDAAGAVQRARALAGESISLAELRRRQDVLAQADATMRARQADVDTLGHRFAEEFNSSSEQDSQGAEDETSTLISPVNGMVQVIGTSVAGDVDPSMDVATVADLSSIWLVSDIPPDQAARIAPGGQQVTRTADGPFTSRIDTVDGMASSLTGLVRVISRVSNPTGALVPGMVLDSALAQRDSVAGLVVPSEAIQQIDGRSVVFVRVNATDYRPVVVDVALDDGRQAVLRSGLTEGEPVVGHGSFALRSVIGLAGMDAD, from the coding sequence ATGAAGCGGATTGCCTCCATCCTGTTTCTTCTCGGCCTGCCCGCCCTGCCTGCCCATGCAGGGGAGGGGGCGCTGCCCCCGATCGTGAAGCTGGACGGGGCGGCGGTTGCCAATGAAGGGGTAACCATCGTCACGGCCACGCCGGGTCGCGTGGCACCCATGCTGCCGGTCATGAGCCGGGTCATGCCCGATACGACGCGGGTCGTGCATATCCATCCCGCCGGCAGTGGCAAGGTGCTGGCAGTACTGGTACAGCCCGGAGCATCCGTGCAGCGGGGGCAGGCGCTGGTGCGCTATCAGGATCATTCCCTGCATGTTGCGCGCCTGCAGGCGGTTCAGATGCGTGCAGCGCTTGCTGCCGCCATTGCGGCCCGGACCGATGCGGCAGGCGCGGTGCAGCGGGCTAGGGCACTGGCTGGCGAGAGCATATCATTGGCCGAACTGCGCCGCAGGCAGGACGTGCTGGCACAGGCGGATGCCACCATGCGTGCACGCCAGGCGGATGTGGACACGTTGGGCCACCGTTTTGCCGAGGAGTTCAATTCATCATCGGAGCAGGACAGTCAGGGCGCGGAAGACGAAACCTCGACCCTGATCTCCCCTGTCAACGGCATGGTGCAGGTGATCGGTACGTCAGTGGCGGGTGATGTGGACCCGAGCATGGATGTGGCCACCGTCGCGGATCTGTCCAGCATATGGCTTGTCTCCGACATCCCGCCGGACCAGGCGGCGCGGATCGCACCAGGCGGCCAGCAGGTAACGCGGACGGCAGACGGCCCGTTTACATCCCGTATCGATACGGTGGACGGGATGGCCAGTTCCCTGACCGGGCTGGTCCGGGTCATAAGCCGTGTGTCAAACCCCACTGGCGCGCTGGTGCCCGGTATGGTGCTGGATTCCGCACTGGCTCAGCGTGACAGCGTGGCGGGTCTTGTCGTGCCGTCCGAAGCCATCCAGCAGATTGACGGGCGCAGCGTCGTGTTCGTGCGGGTGAACGCGACGGACTACCGGCCGGTCGTGGTCGATGTGGCACTGGATGACGGGCGGCAGGCAGTGCTGCGTTCCGGCCTGACAGAGGGCGAGCCGGTGGTGGGTCATGGTAGTTTTGCCCTGCGTTCCGTCATCGGTCTGGCCGGAATGGATGCAGACTGA
- a CDS encoding response regulator transcription factor, which translates to MRILIVEDEYDLGVAVQERVGLDGHAVDWFTTLEDARAAMATVDYDFILLDLGLPDGSGRDLLREVRRTSSDIAILITTAEDQISDRIAGLSEGADDYIVKPYDLNELVARIAAVARRYASPRRQAHCRVGEITIDRENRSVSRDGERLDLTAREWSIMELLSRSPGRIYSRQQIDTVLYALDREVDSNTVEVFISRLRRKLGNNVIRTIRGRGYCLDGKNGS; encoded by the coding sequence ATGCGTATCCTTATTGTCGAGGATGAATACGATCTGGGTGTGGCGGTGCAGGAGCGCGTGGGTCTGGACGGGCATGCCGTGGACTGGTTCACGACGCTGGAGGACGCGCGCGCGGCCATGGCAACGGTGGATTATGATTTCATACTGCTCGACCTTGGCCTGCCCGATGGAAGCGGGCGCGACCTGCTGCGTGAGGTCCGCCGGACATCGTCTGACATCGCCATCCTCATCACCACGGCAGAAGACCAGATCAGTGACCGTATCGCGGGTCTGTCCGAAGGGGCGGATGATTATATCGTCAAGCCCTATGACCTGAATGAACTCGTGGCCCGCATTGCGGCGGTAGCCCGCCGGTATGCATCGCCGCGCAGGCAGGCGCACTGCCGCGTGGGAGAGATTACGATAGACCGGGAGAACCGGTCCGTATCGCGTGATGGCGAGCGGCTGGACCTGACCGCGCGCGAATGGAGCATCATGGAACTGCTCTCGCGCAGTCCGGGCCGGATCTATTCGCGCCAGCAGATCGACACGGTCCTTTATGCGCTGGATCGCGAAGTGGACAGCAATACTGTCGAGGTCTTCATCAGCCGCCTGCGGCGCAAGCTGGGCAATAACGTGATCCGGACCATACGCGGTCGTGGTTACTGCCTGGATGGAAAGAACGGCTCATGA
- a CDS encoding Rrf2 family transcriptional regulator, whose product MRLSLRTDYAFRVLIHLACNPDSRVTVRNITELHGISHNHLVKVVQHLCHAGIVQGTRGRTGGIRLAVSARNINVGHIMRLMETEKESPGACHSSGNNQCILGNACQFRHLIVQAVDAFMAFSDGMSLLDLTSGSG is encoded by the coding sequence ATGCGTCTTTCGCTGCGTACCGACTACGCTTTCCGTGTGTTGATCCACTTGGCGTGTAATCCTGATTCGCGTGTTACCGTCAGGAACATCACTGAGTTGCATGGCATTTCGCACAATCATCTTGTGAAAGTTGTACAACACCTGTGTCATGCCGGGATCGTACAAGGTACCCGGGGACGTACTGGTGGCATCCGTCTGGCTGTGTCTGCCAGAAACATAAACGTCGGTCATATTATGCGGCTCATGGAAACTGAAAAAGAATCCCCTGGTGCCTGTCACTCATCTGGCAATAACCAGTGTATACTGGGCAATGCTTGTCAGTTTCGCCATCTCATAGTACAGGCCGTTGATGCATTTATGGCATTTTCCGATGGGATGAGCTTACTGGATCTCACTAGTGGTTCAGGATAA
- a CDS encoding thiol:disulfide interchange protein: protein MRCFYVLPFLLLMHAPARGQQCSVSTPIESRSDTIGPTLEHDDKGRTDAVAHLGIAGANIEKLPDLHGFEAGIAHTRNELLVFFAPESHAIVLSGTMIPVPYDTLRSLAGSRAHDLAPVDGIRGMFVRADNRFQVVYATPDGKAAVAARMWGATGQDITKDQIRGIPGAVPEISISGASSDANEQSEFQGLSGGLIGIPSAPEVIMFIDPQCIYSMKAMHILQPAIDAGKVRLKIVPLSLLDYEDNGASTVNARTMLSLPANEMAQAWVNGRLNPGLAAPEPDSGEKLARNTRIARQIGLTGTPTFVWMHRNGGTGRLDGVPTDVATFLTSVSQ, encoded by the coding sequence ATGCGCTGTTTCTACGTGTTGCCATTTCTCCTGCTCATGCACGCGCCAGCGCGAGGACAGCAATGCTCTGTGTCTACTCCGATTGAGTCCAGGAGCGACACCATAGGGCCGACCCTGGAACATGATGATAAAGGTAGGACCGATGCAGTCGCCCACCTTGGGATCGCAGGGGCCAACATCGAAAAACTACCCGATCTCCACGGGTTCGAAGCTGGCATCGCCCATACCCGGAACGAACTCCTCGTCTTTTTCGCTCCGGAAAGCCATGCAATCGTGCTTAGCGGCACGATGATTCCGGTACCCTACGACACCCTACGTTCACTGGCCGGGTCGCGCGCCCACGATCTCGCACCGGTCGATGGCATCAGGGGAATGTTTGTTCGGGCAGATAATCGTTTTCAGGTCGTCTATGCGACCCCGGATGGCAAGGCAGCAGTCGCGGCCCGGATGTGGGGCGCCACCGGACAGGACATCACGAAAGACCAGATCAGGGGCATTCCTGGAGCCGTCCCAGAAATCAGTATCTCTGGCGCTTCATCCGACGCTAACGAACAGTCCGAGTTCCAGGGGCTCTCGGGAGGCCTTATAGGGATACCTTCCGCCCCGGAAGTCATCATGTTCATAGACCCGCAATGCATTTACTCGATGAAGGCGATGCATATCCTTCAGCCCGCAATCGATGCAGGGAAAGTTCGCCTGAAAATAGTCCCGCTGTCATTGCTTGATTACGAGGATAACGGCGCCAGTACCGTCAATGCGAGAACCATGCTATCGCTCCCGGCAAACGAGATGGCACAAGCGTGGGTCAACGGTCGTCTAAACCCGGGATTGGCTGCACCTGAACCGGATAGTGGGGAGAAGCTTGCCCGTAATACCCGGATTGCACGGCAGATAGGGCTCACAGGGACACCAACGTTCGTCTGGATGCACCGCAATGGCGGGACCGGCCGGCTCGACGGCGTTCCCACGGATGTCGCCACATTTCTCACCTCGGTCTCGCAATGA
- a CDS encoding type II toxin-antitoxin system PemK/MazF family toxin, translating to MLLSPASYNAKAGMTLCCPMTTKIKGYPFEVAVVVKPASVVLSDQVRSLDWRMRNAKLKGKVSAKEIEAVRQHARLLAGRGKQGSPNISMYSNMSCRTS from the coding sequence GTGCTTCTCAGCCCTGCAAGTTATAATGCCAAAGCGGGGATGACGCTTTGCTGCCCCATGACCACTAAAATCAAAGGCTATCCGTTTGAAGTAGCCGTAGTAGTAAAACCCGCCAGTGTGGTCCTCTCTGATCAGGTGAGAAGTCTGGACTGGCGGATGCGGAACGCGAAGCTCAAAGGAAAGGTCTCGGCAAAGGAAATTGAGGCAGTTCGTCAGCATGCCAGATTACTGGCTGGCCGAGGAAAACAGGGAAGCCCGAACATTTCAATGTATTCAAACATGTCCTGCCGGACTTCTTAA
- a CDS encoding TolC family protein, with protein sequence MNRAIPPIVSIAMACALPWMALAQDARPGPSFHEAVGMAWAIDPVRTELQVGHHSARARASAAGSWFAGGPTLSGEYMDDHMLGSNEGYTTYQGGVSVPLWLPGQGSATKQVASAEAASIDEQLNVEHMALSIRVLDAGAAALIARSRVDVARTLYDATARMAASATRAVQGGELAATDGQVAQAAMENARDELALAQEEAQNATTALEVLLGRPVVPDLSRYGGGDVTQARFVSPRDMEDNDPRIKVAHRNVEAAEANMKLARRSFMPNPEIGVDAIHEKQYGSPWDDRVGVNFSIPLPSEVRNTPIMSEARNRLATATSQETQARRMVHLEMMRVRERLIAATTARQATRSAAENMEKRAQAQERAWRVGEAGVDTALAARQAAANTRLASARAEVEWHVASIRMLIATGVVP encoded by the coding sequence ATGAACCGCGCCATCCCCCCCATCGTGTCGATCGCCATGGCCTGTGCCCTGCCATGGATGGCCCTGGCCCAGGACGCCCGCCCTGGCCCATCCTTCCATGAAGCCGTCGGCATGGCCTGGGCGATCGATCCCGTCCGCACCGAACTTCAGGTCGGCCATCATTCCGCCCGCGCCCGCGCCAGCGCTGCCGGGTCATGGTTTGCCGGCGGCCCGACCCTGTCGGGTGAATACATGGATGACCACATGCTGGGCAGTAACGAAGGCTATACAACCTATCAGGGCGGCGTGTCGGTGCCGCTATGGCTGCCGGGGCAGGGCAGCGCCACGAAACAGGTCGCCAGCGCGGAAGCCGCGTCGATTGATGAACAGCTCAATGTCGAACACATGGCACTGTCCATCCGGGTGCTTGATGCAGGCGCCGCCGCCCTGATCGCCCGCAGCCGGGTGGATGTGGCCCGCACCCTGTATGATGCGACCGCGCGCATGGCCGCCAGCGCCACGCGCGCGGTGCAGGGGGGCGAACTGGCCGCGACCGACGGGCAGGTGGCGCAGGCGGCGATGGAGAACGCGCGCGATGAACTGGCCCTGGCACAGGAGGAAGCGCAGAACGCGACTACGGCCCTGGAGGTGCTGCTGGGGCGCCCGGTTGTGCCTGACCTGAGCCGTTATGGTGGCGGCGACGTGACGCAGGCCCGTTTTGTCAGCCCGCGCGACATGGAAGACAACGATCCCCGCATAAAGGTCGCGCACCGCAATGTGGAAGCCGCCGAAGCGAACATGAAACTGGCGCGCCGTTCGTTCATGCCCAACCCGGAAATCGGCGTGGACGCCATTCATGAAAAGCAGTACGGCAGCCCGTGGGATGATCGTGTGGGCGTGAATTTCAGCATCCCCCTGCCCAGCGAGGTCCGTAACACGCCCATCATGTCCGAAGCCCGCAACCGCCTGGCCACGGCCACCAGCCAGGAAACGCAGGCGCGGCGCATGGTGCATCTGGAAATGATGCGCGTGCGTGAACGCCTGATCGCGGCCACCACGGCACGACAGGCTACCCGCAGTGCCGCAGAGAATATGGAAAAGCGGGCCCAGGCGCAGGAACGGGCCTGGCGGGTAGGCGAAGCCGGTGTGGATACGGCGCTTGCCGCCCGGCAGGCGGCCGCCAATACCCGACTGGCCAGTGCCCGGGCTGAGGTGGAATGGCATGTCGCTAGCATCCGCATGCTGATTGCAACAGGTGTTGTGCCATGA
- a CDS encoding MucR family transcriptional regulator yields the protein MDQSDDLTPAIVIAMSDIVAAHLGNTNTSLPTEHVPAFIRDVYAAIRETTPATEKNSSIPAQQPAVPVAQSVFPDYIVCLEDGKKLKMLKRHLQTRYGMTPTQYREKWQLPMDYPMVAPEYAKMRATLARDAGLGRKVLVPQTAPVDEATAAPSVDSATKEVLVDTAEAVLPPKKTISKRSRSSATETGSSAASPKKTPGSKTSARPRAVRKTGTKAKGAKV from the coding sequence ATGGACCAATCAGACGACCTAACCCCGGCAATTGTAATTGCCATGAGCGACATCGTGGCAGCGCATCTCGGCAATACCAATACCTCTCTGCCGACAGAACATGTCCCGGCGTTTATCCGCGATGTCTACGCCGCTATCCGCGAAACAACACCGGCCACAGAGAAAAACAGCAGCATCCCTGCCCAGCAACCCGCAGTTCCAGTCGCGCAGTCGGTATTTCCTGACTACATCGTCTGTCTGGAAGATGGCAAAAAACTCAAAATGCTCAAGCGTCACCTGCAGACAAGGTACGGAATGACGCCAACGCAATACCGAGAGAAGTGGCAGCTTCCTATGGATTATCCCATGGTTGCTCCGGAGTATGCCAAAATGCGGGCGACTCTGGCGCGAGACGCGGGTCTCGGACGTAAGGTTTTGGTGCCCCAGACCGCTCCCGTGGACGAAGCAACCGCAGCACCTTCTGTCGATAGTGCGACGAAAGAAGTGTTGGTCGACACTGCAGAGGCTGTATTACCCCCCAAAAAAACGATTTCGAAGCGATCCAGGTCGTCGGCAACTGAAACCGGATCTTCCGCGGCATCGCCAAAGAAAACGCCGGGTTCCAAGACTTCAGCGAGACCGCGTGCGGTACGGAAGACCGGCACGAAAGCAAAAGGGGCCAAGGTCTGA